In Triticum urartu cultivar G1812 chromosome 6, Tu2.1, whole genome shotgun sequence, the following proteins share a genomic window:
- the LOC125512913 gene encoding photosystem II 10 kDa polypeptide, chloroplastic gives MSASVMASLVLKPSPSPLLERAKLRGARPSARPSLLIVASKKAKKVQTAQPYGPGGGVVFKEGVDASGRVAKGKGVYQFADKYGANVDGYSPIYTPEEWSPSGDVYVGGKTGLFLWAVTLAGILLGGALLVYNTSALAS, from the exons ATGTCTGCCTCTGTCATGGCGTCTTTGGTTCTGAAACCATCTCCCTCTCCACTGTTAGAACGAGCGAAGCTTCGAGGCGCGCGACCATCGGCGAGGCCATCGCTGCTCATAGTAGCCAGCAAGAAGGCGAAAAAGGTCCAGACTGCCCAGCCCTATG GGCCTGGTGGTGGAGTGGTGTTCAAGGAAGGCGTTGATGCGTCCGGAAGGGTAGCCAAG GGGAAGGGTGTTTACCAGTTTGCCGACAAGTATGGAGCAAACGTTGATGGGTACAG CCCGATATATACACCAGAAGAATGGTCTCCAAGTGGTGACGTTTATGTTGGAG GAAAGACAGGGCTGTTTCTCTGGGCAGTGACTCTTGCTGGAATTCTGCTGGGCGGTGCTCTTCTTGTCTACAATACTAGTGCATTGGCTTCTTGA
- the LOC125515273 gene encoding uncharacterized protein LOC125515273 has protein sequence MMPPALLSLPRSSSPSVSPSPLCPGRRSAAVQRHRPSIPSRPAAGICYASQAVELLPSLYPGTGVIVRDAKLEDCWEVADTHCSSFFPGYKFPLDLVLRLDRYIALLSGFSVPPGCTRSCLVAVNPSAANSAISIECGDLRDAEFHGKYSLSKGSIAGILTVDTVADFLPRRGRLKQRRTGIAYIANVAVRKEERRKGIAKMLVAEAEARARSWGCRSVALHCDVSNLAALRLYKSQGYKTIRVPEDAKWPAPKIDQSVRYEFMMKLVPKS, from the exons ATGATGCCGCCGGCGCTGCTAAGCTTACCgcgctcctcgtcgccgtcggTATCCCCTTCTCCTCTCTGCCCCGGCCGCCGATCGGCCGCCGTCCAGCGCCACCGCCCGTCGATCCCCTCCAGACCCGCCGCAG GAATATGCTATGCCAGTCAAGCGGTTGAATTGTTGCCGTCTTTGTACCCGGGGACAGGCGTCATCGTTCGAGACGCAAAGCTGGAGGACTGTTGGGAAGTAGCAGATACTCACTGCAGCTCATTCTTTCCGGGTTACAAATTCCCATTAGACCTTGTTCTACGGCTCGATCGTTACATCGCCCTCCTATCCGGCTTTTCAGTTCCGCCAGGCTGCACGAGAAGTTGCCTTGTTGCAGTTAACCCCTCTGCAGCTAACAGTGCTATCAGTATCGAATGTGGAGATTTGAGAGACGCTGAATTTCATGGGAAATACAGTCTCAGTAAAGGCTCTATAGCTGGCATTCTTACGGTCGACACAGTAGCAGACTTTCTTCCAAGAAGGGGACGTCTCAAGCAGAGAAG AACAGGAATTGCATACATAGCAAACGTCGCGGTTCGGAAGGAGGAGCGTCGAAAAGGAATTGCTAAAATGCTCGTCGCGGAAGCCGAGGCGCGAGCAAGGAGCTGGGGATGCCGGTCGGTGGCCTTGCACTGCGATGTAAGTAACCTCGCCGCGCTGCGGCTGTATAAAAGCCAAGGTTACAAAACCATCCGTGTACCAGAAGACGCCAAGTGGCCAGCACCCAAGATAGATCAATCAGTGCGATACGAGTTCATGATGAAGCTAGTGCCCAAGAGCTAA